One genomic segment of Burkholderia pyrrocinia includes these proteins:
- a CDS encoding CheR family methyltransferase: MPHARAPFRPDAPDASPRAGEPGRDFAFTGADFARIRALIHQRAGISLSEHKRDMAYSRLARRLRARGLDTFRDYLDLLEQEDNPLEWEAFTNALTTNLTAFFRESHHFPILSDFVKGRPAPVSVWCSAASTGEEPYSIAITLIEALGESAARSASILATDLDTQVLAKAEAGIYTYDQVKHLSPERLKRFFLKGTGAQAGRVKVRPELRAMIRFEQLNLTDADYGIAKPFDAIFCRNVMIYFDKPTQGQVLSRFEPLVKPGGLLFAGHSENFTYVTQAFRLRGQTVYELTRDAAQGARPRGAQAPAAAAMPSPVRARAAGAAPAYGDRG; encoded by the coding sequence ATGCCGCACGCGCGCGCGCCGTTTCGACCCGATGCACCGGATGCCTCGCCTCGCGCGGGCGAGCCGGGGCGCGACTTCGCGTTCACGGGCGCGGATTTCGCCCGCATCCGCGCGCTGATCCATCAACGCGCGGGGATCTCGCTGTCCGAGCACAAGCGCGACATGGCGTACAGCCGTCTCGCGCGGCGGCTGCGCGCGCGCGGCCTCGACACGTTCCGCGACTACCTCGACCTGCTCGAGCAGGAAGACAATCCGCTCGAGTGGGAAGCGTTCACCAACGCGCTGACGACCAACCTGACCGCGTTCTTCCGCGAGTCGCACCACTTCCCGATCCTGTCGGACTTCGTGAAAGGGCGGCCGGCGCCCGTGTCGGTCTGGTGCTCGGCGGCGTCGACCGGCGAGGAGCCGTACTCGATCGCGATCACGCTGATCGAGGCGCTCGGCGAATCGGCGGCGCGCAGCGCGTCGATCCTCGCGACCGATCTCGACACGCAGGTGCTCGCGAAGGCGGAAGCCGGGATCTATACGTACGACCAGGTCAAGCACCTGTCGCCCGAGCGGCTGAAGCGCTTCTTCCTGAAGGGCACGGGCGCGCAGGCCGGCCGCGTGAAGGTGCGCCCCGAGCTGCGCGCGATGATCCGCTTCGAGCAGTTGAACCTGACCGATGCGGACTACGGGATCGCGAAGCCGTTCGACGCGATCTTCTGCCGCAACGTGATGATCTATTTCGACAAGCCGACGCAGGGGCAGGTGCTGTCGCGCTTCGAGCCGCTCGTGAAGCCGGGCGGGCTGCTGTTTGCCGGCCATTCGGAAAACTTCACGTATGTCACGCAGGCGTTCCGGCTGCGCGGGCAGACGGTGTACGAACTGACCCGCGACGCCGCGCAGGGCGCGCGGCCGCGTGGCGCGCAGGCGCCCGCGGCGGCTGCCATGCCGTCGCCCGTGCGTGCGCGGGCCGCGGGTGCCGCGCCCGCCTATGGAGATCGCGGATGA
- a CDS encoding methyl-accepting chemotaxis protein has protein sequence MLHNWSIRTTLTAVGLILVCLAASVGGLGLYALNQASRSLDEIAHVDLPAIHTLDDTSSYLLRARVSLDRFRSLTEAGNTADAAKVLDRAQELYAKSNQNWQAFQSTPKLGVEQALVDELSARYTTIVKEGVEPEFAAARAGDMAAYHAVADTRISPMFVAYDQAASAVVASLQKRAEERQAATQSQISLMVALIAAGIAIAFVVVIAIRFALRGLIVKPLEDAIAHFERIAGGDLTQPVNVFSTNEIGRLFGGIKRMQDAVTTMVQAVHRGTESIDVGAREIATGNIDLSQRTEEQAASLQETASSMEQLTGTVRQNAENARQASQLAVNASDIATQGGEVVGQVVSTMQDIATSSGKVVDIIGTIEGIAFQTNILALNAAVEAARAGEQGRGFAVVAGEVRSLAQRSASAAKEIKQLIGDSVGKVDSGSALVARAGSTMDEIVQAVRRVTDIMGEISAASDEQSTGIEQVNRAVGQMDSVTQQNAALVEQAAAAAASLEEQTRQMKAIVSGWRVAGGIVLAPARGVARPVAHEPAALPSEPRYDAAPVAALPAPQAAAQSARRAAPASHAAVSAAAGASQPKRAADHGARTPKDAPASRGAAAGGYGPRLAKAAAAPADKPAAKPALVRPALNGEKPALAAAGTSDDDWETF, from the coding sequence ATGTTGCATAACTGGTCGATCCGCACGACGCTCACGGCGGTCGGACTCATCCTCGTGTGCCTGGCCGCCTCGGTCGGCGGGCTCGGCCTCTACGCGCTCAATCAGGCGAGCCGCTCGCTCGACGAGATCGCGCACGTCGACCTGCCGGCGATCCATACGCTCGACGACACGTCGTCGTACCTGCTGCGCGCGCGCGTGTCGCTCGATCGCTTCAGGTCGCTGACGGAAGCCGGCAACACGGCCGACGCGGCCAAGGTGCTCGACCGCGCGCAGGAGTTGTACGCGAAGTCGAACCAGAACTGGCAGGCGTTCCAGTCGACGCCGAAGCTCGGGGTCGAGCAGGCGCTCGTCGACGAGCTGTCGGCACGCTATACGACGATCGTGAAGGAGGGCGTCGAGCCCGAGTTCGCGGCCGCGCGCGCCGGCGACATGGCGGCGTACCACGCGGTCGCCGACACCAGGATCAGCCCGATGTTCGTCGCGTACGACCAGGCCGCGTCGGCCGTGGTCGCGTCGCTGCAGAAGCGCGCGGAAGAGCGCCAGGCCGCGACGCAGTCGCAGATCTCGCTGATGGTCGCGCTGATCGCGGCCGGCATCGCGATCGCGTTCGTCGTCGTGATCGCGATCCGCTTCGCGCTGCGCGGGCTGATCGTGAAGCCGCTCGAGGACGCGATCGCGCACTTCGAGCGGATCGCCGGCGGCGACCTCACGCAGCCGGTGAACGTGTTCAGCACGAACGAGATCGGCCGCCTGTTCGGCGGCATCAAGCGGATGCAGGACGCCGTTACGACGATGGTGCAGGCCGTGCATCGCGGCACCGAGTCGATCGACGTCGGCGCGCGCGAGATCGCGACCGGCAACATCGACCTGTCGCAGCGCACCGAGGAGCAGGCCGCGTCGCTGCAGGAAACCGCGTCGAGCATGGAGCAACTGACGGGCACCGTACGGCAGAACGCGGAGAACGCGCGGCAGGCGAGCCAGCTCGCGGTGAACGCGTCGGACATCGCGACGCAGGGCGGCGAGGTGGTCGGCCAGGTCGTGTCGACGATGCAGGACATCGCGACGAGCTCGGGCAAGGTCGTCGACATCATCGGCACGATCGAAGGCATCGCGTTCCAGACCAACATTCTCGCGCTGAACGCGGCGGTCGAAGCCGCGCGTGCGGGCGAGCAGGGCCGCGGCTTCGCGGTGGTCGCGGGCGAGGTGCGCTCGCTCGCGCAGCGCAGCGCGAGCGCCGCGAAGGAAATCAAGCAGCTGATCGGCGATTCGGTCGGGAAGGTCGACAGCGGGTCGGCGCTCGTCGCGCGCGCGGGCTCGACGATGGACGAGATCGTGCAGGCCGTGCGCCGCGTGACCGACATCATGGGCGAGATCAGCGCCGCGTCGGACGAGCAGTCGACCGGCATCGAGCAGGTCAACCGCGCGGTCGGCCAGATGGATTCGGTCACGCAGCAGAACGCGGCGCTCGTCGAGCAGGCGGCGGCCGCGGCCGCGTCGCTCGAGGAGCAGACGCGCCAGATGAAGGCGATCGTGTCGGGCTGGCGCGTGGCGGGCGGCATCGTGCTCGCGCCGGCGCGCGGCGTCGCGCGGCCGGTCGCGCATGAACCGGCGGCACTGCCGTCGGAACCGCGCTACGACGCTGCGCCGGTCGCCGCGCTGCCGGCGCCGCAGGCTGCCGCGCAATCCGCACGGCGCGCCGCGCCGGCGTCGCATGCGGCCGTGTCGGCCGCAGCGGGCGCGAGCCAGCCGAAGCGCGCGGCGGACCACGGTGCGCGCACGCCGAAGGACGCACCTGCTTCCCGCGGCGCCGCCGCCGGCGGCTACGGGCCGCGTCTCGCGAAGGCGGCCGCCGCACCGGCGGACAAGCCGGCCGCGAAGCCCGCGCTCGTGCGCCCGGCGCTGAACGGCGAGAAGCCGGCGCTGGCCGCGGCCGGCACGTCCGACGACGACTGGGAGACCTTCTAA
- the cheW gene encoding chemotaxis protein CheW yields MINPAAANAATSRRDAAQGDATGQEFLVFTLGDEEYGIDILKVQEIRGYDSVTRIANAPEFIKGVINLRGIIVPIVDMRIKFHLGRVEYDHQTVVIILNVAHRVVGMVVDGVSDVLTLQTDQIMPAPEFGATLTTEYLTGLGTVDGRMLILMDIEKLMSSREMALIESLGG; encoded by the coding sequence ATGATCAATCCGGCCGCGGCGAACGCGGCGACGAGCCGCCGCGACGCGGCGCAAGGCGACGCGACGGGCCAGGAATTCCTCGTGTTCACGCTCGGCGACGAGGAATACGGGATCGACATCCTGAAGGTGCAGGAGATCCGCGGCTACGACAGCGTCACGCGCATCGCGAACGCGCCGGAGTTCATCAAGGGCGTGATCAACCTGCGCGGGATCATCGTGCCGATCGTCGACATGCGGATCAAGTTCCATCTCGGCCGCGTCGAGTACGACCACCAGACCGTCGTGATCATCCTGAACGTTGCGCATCGCGTGGTCGGGATGGTGGTCGACGGCGTGTCGGACGTGCTGACGCTGCAGACCGACCAGATCATGCCGGCGCCGGAATTCGGCGCGACGCTGACGACCGAGTACCTGACGGGCCTCGGCACGGTCGACGGCCGGATGTTGATCCTGATGGACATCGAGAAGCTGATGTCGAGCCGTGAAATGGCGCTGATCGAGTCGCTCGGCGGGTAA
- the cheA gene encoding chemotaxis protein CheA: MTLDITQFYQTFFDEADELLAQMEQLLLNLDVDSPDPEDLAAIFRAAHSIKGGAATFGFSALTDTTHILESLLDRARNHELTLTKDMVDAFLETKDVLSDQLVDYRASAEPDAAAAATICAKLERLKAESGAGAPAAVAAAPVAADAAPAAAAVASAAAPAAGGDRAPDHVVEQAVAAAHPAADAGVGGPHLKITLVGVDAKDQTLLTEELGNLGRIVGREEAGADLTLWLESDVPSDDIVAVCCFVIDESQICVAHGTAPAAPAATAAAQDAAAPAAEPAAAAQPARVEVFTPQAAAPQPAAPAPAPAPAEPAAAAAAAQPQQHPQQPQADHAGQAAAHHDDKRARPAAAAASGAEGSSIRVGVEKVDQLINLVGELVITQAMLAETASAFDPALHDRLFNGMAQLERNARDLQEAVMSIRMMPMDYVFSRFPRLVRDLAGKLGKQVELVTFGQATELDKSLIERIIDPLTHLVRNSLDHGIETVDKRVAAGKDAVGQLVLSAAHHGGNIVIEVSDDGAGLNRERILAKAAKQGMQVSDNISDEEVWNLIFAPGFSTAETVTDVSGRGVGMDVVKRNIQSMGGHVEITSQAGRGTTTRIVLPLTLAILDGMSVKVGSEIFILPLNFVMESLQPSNDDIYTVGNGERVVRVRGEYLPLVALHEVFSVEDARTDPTQGIVTIMETEGRRFAMLIDELVGQQQVVVKNLETNYRKVHGISAATILGDGSVALIVDVAALNRETRAMHGARAGAELAMF; the protein is encoded by the coding sequence ATGACTCTCGACATCACGCAGTTCTATCAGACCTTTTTCGACGAAGCGGACGAGTTGCTCGCGCAGATGGAGCAGCTTCTGCTGAACCTCGACGTCGACTCGCCCGACCCCGAAGACCTGGCCGCGATCTTCCGCGCCGCACATTCGATCAAGGGCGGCGCCGCGACGTTCGGCTTTTCCGCGCTGACCGATACCACGCACATCCTCGAATCGCTGCTCGACCGCGCGCGCAACCATGAGCTGACGCTGACCAAGGACATGGTCGACGCGTTCCTCGAGACCAAGGACGTGCTGTCCGACCAGCTCGTCGACTACCGCGCGAGCGCCGAACCGGACGCGGCGGCCGCCGCGACGATCTGCGCGAAGCTCGAACGGCTGAAGGCCGAGAGCGGCGCGGGCGCGCCGGCAGCCGTTGCGGCTGCGCCGGTCGCCGCTGATGCCGCACCGGCCGCCGCTGCCGTCGCATCGGCCGCGGCGCCCGCCGCCGGCGGCGATCGCGCGCCCGATCACGTCGTCGAGCAGGCCGTCGCGGCCGCGCATCCGGCGGCCGACGCAGGCGTTGGAGGCCCGCACCTGAAGATCACGCTCGTGGGCGTGGACGCGAAGGACCAGACGCTGCTCACCGAAGAACTCGGCAACCTCGGCCGGATCGTCGGCCGCGAGGAAGCGGGCGCCGACCTGACGCTGTGGCTCGAATCGGACGTGCCATCCGACGACATCGTCGCCGTGTGCTGCTTCGTGATCGACGAAAGCCAGATCTGCGTCGCGCACGGCACGGCGCCGGCCGCGCCGGCGGCAACGGCTGCCGCGCAGGATGCCGCTGCACCGGCTGCCGAACCGGCCGCCGCCGCGCAACCCGCGCGGGTCGAGGTATTCACGCCGCAGGCCGCCGCGCCGCAACCGGCCGCACCGGCGCCGGCCCCCGCTCCCGCCGAGCCGGCCGCGGCCGCCGCAGCAGCCCAACCGCAGCAGCACCCCCAACAGCCGCAGGCCGACCACGCGGGGCAGGCCGCCGCGCATCACGACGACAAGCGCGCGCGCCCGGCCGCCGCGGCCGCATCGGGCGCCGAAGGCAGCTCGATCCGCGTCGGCGTCGAGAAGGTCGACCAGCTGATCAACCTCGTCGGTGAGCTCGTGATCACGCAGGCGATGCTCGCGGAGACCGCGAGCGCGTTCGATCCGGCGCTGCACGATCGCCTGTTCAACGGGATGGCGCAGCTCGAGCGCAACGCGCGCGACCTGCAGGAAGCCGTGATGTCGATCCGCATGATGCCGATGGACTACGTGTTCAGCCGCTTCCCGCGGCTCGTGCGCGACCTCGCCGGCAAGCTCGGCAAGCAGGTCGAGCTCGTCACGTTCGGCCAGGCGACCGAGCTCGACAAGAGCCTGATCGAACGGATCATCGATCCGCTCACCCACCTCGTGCGCAACAGCCTCGATCACGGGATCGAAACCGTCGACAAGCGCGTCGCCGCCGGCAAGGACGCGGTCGGCCAGCTCGTGCTGTCGGCCGCGCATCACGGCGGCAACATCGTGATCGAGGTCAGCGACGACGGCGCGGGCCTGAACCGCGAACGGATCCTCGCGAAGGCCGCGAAGCAGGGCATGCAGGTGTCCGACAACATCAGCGACGAAGAGGTGTGGAACCTGATCTTCGCGCCGGGCTTCTCGACCGCCGAGACGGTGACGGACGTGTCGGGCCGCGGCGTCGGGATGGACGTCGTGAAGCGCAACATCCAGTCGATGGGCGGCCACGTCGAGATCACGTCGCAGGCCGGCCGCGGCACGACCACGCGGATCGTGCTGCCGCTGACGCTCGCGATCCTCGACGGGATGTCGGTGAAGGTCGGCAGCGAGATCTTCATCCTGCCGCTGAACTTCGTGATGGAGTCTCTGCAGCCGTCGAACGACGACATCTACACGGTCGGCAACGGCGAGCGCGTGGTGCGCGTGCGCGGCGAATACCTGCCGCTGGTCGCGCTGCACGAAGTGTTCTCGGTCGAGGACGCGCGCACCGACCCGACGCAGGGGATCGTCACGATCATGGAAACCGAGGGACGCCGCTTCGCGATGCTGATCGACGAGCTGGTCGGCCAGCAGCAGGTGGTCGTGAAGAACCTCGAAACCAACTACCGCAAGGTGCACGGCATCTCGGCGGCGACCATCCTCGGCGACGGCAGCGTCGCGCTGATCGTCGACGTCGCGGCACTGAACCGCGAAACCCGTGCGATGCACGGCGCCCGTGCCGGCGCCGAGCTCGCGATGTTCTGA
- a CDS encoding response regulator produces the protein MIRTILAIDDSATMRALLQATLAQAGYDVTVAPDGEAGFDMAATAPYDLVLTDQNMPRKSGLEVIAALRKLSAYADTPILVLTTEGSDAFKDAARDAGATGWIEKPIDPAVLVDLVATLSEPAAS, from the coding sequence ATGATCCGAACCATTCTCGCCATCGACGACTCCGCGACCATGCGTGCGCTGCTGCAGGCAACGCTTGCGCAGGCCGGCTACGACGTGACGGTGGCGCCGGACGGCGAAGCCGGCTTCGACATGGCCGCAACCGCGCCGTACGACCTGGTGCTGACCGACCAGAACATGCCGCGCAAGAGCGGGCTCGAGGTGATCGCCGCGCTGCGCAAGCTGAGCGCGTATGCGGACACGCCGATCCTCGTGCTGACGACCGAAGGCAGCGATGCGTTCAAGGACGCCGCGCGCGACGCGGGCGCGACCGGCTGGATCGAGAAGCCGATCGACCCGGCCGTGCTGGTCGACCTGGTCGCGACGCTGTCCGAGCCGGCTGCATCCTGA
- the motB gene encoding flagellar motor protein MotB has translation MSKSKDRAIVVKRVAPAKKGHHGGAWKLAYADFMTAMMAFFLLMWLLSSVTPVQLKGIAEYFNTPLKAALFGSGDRSSQDSSIINAGGRDLSSADAGTLRRTDGTTSLAERVAKPVDEQAQAQAQGAIERREQARLHDLQIKLMAAIEANPTLRQFKQQIRIDSTLMGLRIEIVDTQKRPMFAMSSDHVEPYMRDILREIGKTLNDVPNRIIVQGHTDAVPYAGGEGGYSNWELSADRANASRRELISGGMDEAKVLRVLGLASTQNLNKADPLDPENRRISVIVLNRKSEEALMRDDATTTTLSADAAGSKLLAQQLAGPAPAARPVVASAAVAAPKP, from the coding sequence ATGAGCAAGAGCAAGGATCGCGCGATCGTCGTCAAGCGGGTGGCCCCGGCAAAGAAGGGCCATCACGGCGGCGCATGGAAGCTCGCGTACGCGGACTTCATGACCGCGATGATGGCGTTCTTCCTGCTGATGTGGCTGCTCAGCTCGGTCACGCCGGTGCAGTTGAAGGGGATCGCCGAATACTTCAACACGCCGCTGAAGGCCGCGCTGTTCGGCAGCGGCGACCGCAGCTCGCAGGACTCCAGCATCATCAACGCCGGCGGCCGCGACCTGTCGAGCGCCGACGCCGGCACGCTGCGCCGCACCGACGGCACGACGTCGCTCGCCGAGCGCGTCGCGAAGCCGGTCGACGAGCAGGCGCAAGCGCAGGCGCAGGGCGCGATCGAGCGGCGCGAGCAGGCGCGCCTGCACGACCTGCAGATCAAGCTGATGGCCGCGATCGAGGCCAACCCGACGCTGCGCCAGTTCAAGCAGCAGATCCGCATCGACTCGACGCTGATGGGGTTGCGCATCGAGATCGTCGATACGCAGAAGCGGCCGATGTTCGCGATGTCGAGCGACCACGTCGAGCCGTACATGCGCGACATCCTGCGCGAGATCGGCAAGACGCTGAACGACGTGCCGAACCGGATCATCGTCCAGGGCCACACCGACGCCGTGCCATACGCGGGCGGCGAGGGCGGCTACAGCAACTGGGAGCTGTCGGCCGACCGCGCGAACGCGTCGCGCCGCGAACTGATCTCCGGAGGCATGGACGAGGCGAAAGTGCTGCGTGTGCTCGGCCTCGCGTCGACGCAGAACCTGAACAAGGCCGACCCGCTCGATCCGGAAAACCGCCGGATCAGCGTGATCGTGCTGAACCGCAAATCCGAAGAAGCGCTGATGCGCGACGACGCGACGACCACGACGCTGTCGGCCGACGCGGCGGGCTCGAAGCTGCTTGCGCAGCAGCTCGCCGGCCCGGCGCCGGCCGCGCGTCCGGTGGTTGCGAGCGCCGCCGTCGCGGCGCCGAAACCCTGA
- the motA gene encoding flagellar motor stator protein MotA yields the protein MLIIVGTLVTLLSVFGGYALAGGHLGALIQPVEILMIVGAGVGAFILGNGGKTIKATLRVLPTLFKGSKYTKDVYMELMALLYVLLAKARKEGTLTLEADIDDPEKSPIFTQYPKILADHHIVEFLTDYLRLMVGGNMNAFEIESLMDEEIETHHAEGEGPAHALMRVGDAMPAFGIVAAVMGVVHTMASADKPPAVLGAMIAQALVGTFLGILLSYGLIGPLASLAEQRVAESTKMFQCIKVTILATLNGYAPAIAVEFGRKVLFSTERPSFSELEEHVRRVKAK from the coding sequence GTGCTGATTATCGTGGGAACACTCGTGACGCTGTTGTCCGTCTTCGGCGGTTATGCGCTGGCAGGCGGGCATCTGGGCGCTTTGATCCAGCCCGTCGAGATCCTGATGATCGTGGGTGCCGGCGTCGGCGCATTCATCCTCGGCAACGGCGGCAAGACCATCAAGGCGACGCTGCGCGTGCTGCCGACGCTCTTCAAGGGCTCGAAATACACGAAGGACGTCTATATGGAGCTGATGGCGCTCCTGTACGTGCTGCTCGCGAAAGCGCGCAAGGAAGGCACGCTGACGCTCGAGGCCGACATCGACGATCCGGAAAAGAGCCCGATCTTCACGCAATACCCGAAGATCCTCGCCGATCACCACATCGTCGAATTCCTGACCGACTACCTGCGCCTGATGGTGGGCGGCAACATGAATGCATTCGAGATCGAGAGCCTGATGGACGAGGAGATCGAGACGCATCACGCGGAAGGCGAAGGCCCCGCGCACGCGCTGATGCGCGTCGGCGACGCGATGCCGGCGTTCGGCATCGTCGCGGCCGTGATGGGCGTCGTGCACACGATGGCGTCCGCCGACAAGCCGCCCGCGGTGCTCGGCGCGATGATCGCGCAGGCGCTGGTGGGCACGTTCCTCGGGATCCTGCTGTCGTACGGGCTGATCGGGCCGCTCGCGAGCCTCGCGGAGCAGCGCGTCGCCGAGTCGACCAAGATGTTCCAGTGCATCAAGGTGACGATCCTCGCGACGCTGAACGGCTATGCGCCGGCGATTGCGGTCGAGTTCGGCCGCAAGGTGCTGTTCTCGACCGAGCGGCCGTCGTTTTCCGAGCTCGAAGAGCACGTGCGCCGCGTGAAGGCGAAGTGA
- the flhC gene encoding flagellar transcriptional regulator FlhC produces the protein MASKSVVIEVKEITLAIELIELGARLQLLEAETSLSRDRLIKLYKELKGVSPPKGMLPFSTDWFMTWQPNIHSSLFYNIYRFMQDHGRCEPIQSIVKAYRLYQEHVNLSGDEAALSLTRAWTLVRFFDSGMLQMTPCTRCGGHFVAHAHDPHQGFVCGLCQPPSRAGKTRKAAAARAELAAAAA, from the coding sequence ATGGCAAGCAAAAGCGTCGTGATCGAGGTGAAGGAAATCACCCTCGCCATCGAACTGATCGAACTGGGCGCCCGGCTGCAGTTGCTGGAGGCGGAGACGAGCCTGTCGCGGGATCGCCTGATCAAGCTGTACAAGGAACTGAAGGGCGTGTCGCCGCCGAAGGGGATGCTGCCGTTCTCGACCGACTGGTTCATGACGTGGCAGCCGAACATCCACTCGTCGCTGTTCTACAACATCTACCGGTTCATGCAGGACCACGGCCGCTGCGAGCCGATCCAGTCGATCGTGAAGGCGTACCGGCTCTATCAGGAGCACGTGAACCTGTCCGGCGACGAGGCCGCGCTGAGCCTCACGCGCGCGTGGACGCTCGTGCGCTTCTTCGATTCGGGGATGCTGCAGATGACCCCGTGCACGCGCTGCGGCGGCCACTTCGTCGCGCATGCGCATGATCCGCATCAAGGTTTCGTCTGCGGCCTGTGCCAGCCGCCGTCGCGTGCGGGCAAGACCCGCAAGGCCGCCGCCGCGCGCGCCGAGCTGGCCGCCGCCGCGGCCTGA
- the flhD gene encoding flagellar transcriptional regulator FlhD yields MSATSEMLSEIKEVNLSYLLLAQRLLREDKAMGMFRMGVSQELADMLANLTLAQTVKLAASNQMLCRFRFDDHALLSSLADKGRSDVVAHAHSAILMAGQQVESVR; encoded by the coding sequence ATGAGCGCTACCAGCGAAATGCTCAGTGAGATCAAAGAGGTCAACCTGTCGTACCTCCTCCTCGCGCAGCGCCTGCTGCGGGAAGACAAGGCGATGGGCATGTTCCGCATGGGCGTTTCCCAGGAACTGGCCGACATGCTCGCGAACCTCACGCTCGCCCAGACCGTGAAGCTCGCCGCGTCGAACCAGATGCTGTGCCGCTTCCGCTTCGACGATCACGCGCTGCTGTCCTCGCTCGCCGACAAAGGCCGCAGCGATGTCGTCGCGCACGCGCACTCGGCCATCCTGATGGCCGGGCAGCAGGTCGAAAGCGTCCGCTGA
- a CDS encoding glycosyltransferase family 4 protein — translation MRIAQIAPLYEAVPPKLYGGTERVVSYLTEALVELGHDVTLFASGDSVTSARLEAAWPRALRLDPSIRDSMAPHMRLLEQVARVAHEFDVLHFHLDYLPFPLMSRLDTPYVTTLHGRLDLPELQPVFDAFPDAPVVSISNNQRKPLPQAAWAGTVYHGLPDTLLTPRPGVKPEYLAFLGRICPEKRVDTAIRIAAQSGLPLKIAAKVDKADADYFKDVIEPLLGQAHVEFIGEINEAQKPAFLSGAKALLFPIDWPEPFGLVMIEAMACGTPVVAFNRGSVPEVIEDGVTGFIVEDVQGAVGALHRIDSLSRTAIRERFDTRFSSKAMARRYVETYESLCTATKQPALRRVAGA, via the coding sequence ATGCGAATTGCCCAGATCGCGCCGCTTTACGAAGCCGTCCCGCCGAAACTCTACGGCGGCACCGAGCGTGTCGTGTCCTACCTCACCGAGGCGCTCGTCGAACTCGGGCACGACGTGACGCTGTTCGCCAGCGGCGACTCCGTCACGTCGGCCCGCCTCGAGGCGGCCTGGCCGCGCGCACTGCGGCTCGACCCGTCGATCCGCGATTCGATGGCGCCCCACATGCGGCTCCTCGAGCAGGTCGCCCGCGTCGCGCACGAATTCGACGTGCTGCACTTCCACCTCGACTACCTGCCGTTCCCGCTGATGTCGCGCCTCGACACGCCGTACGTGACGACGCTGCACGGCCGCCTCGACCTGCCGGAACTGCAGCCCGTGTTCGACGCGTTCCCGGACGCGCCGGTCGTGTCGATCTCGAACAACCAGCGCAAGCCGCTGCCGCAGGCCGCGTGGGCCGGCACCGTGTACCACGGGCTGCCCGACACGCTGCTCACGCCGCGGCCGGGCGTGAAACCCGAATACCTCGCGTTCCTCGGCCGGATCTGTCCCGAAAAGCGCGTCGACACGGCGATCCGGATCGCCGCGCAAAGCGGGCTGCCGCTGAAGATCGCCGCGAAGGTCGACAAGGCCGACGCCGACTACTTCAAGGACGTGATCGAGCCGCTGCTCGGCCAGGCGCACGTCGAATTCATCGGCGAGATCAACGAAGCGCAAAAGCCCGCGTTCCTGTCCGGTGCGAAGGCGCTGCTGTTCCCGATCGACTGGCCGGAGCCGTTCGGCCTCGTGATGATCGAGGCGATGGCCTGCGGCACGCCGGTCGTCGCGTTCAACCGCGGCTCGGTGCCGGAAGTGATCGAGGACGGCGTGACCGGCTTCATCGTCGAGGACGTGCAGGGCGCGGTCGGCGCGCTGCACCGGATCGACAGCCTGTCGCGCACCGCGATCCGCGAACGTTTCGATACGCGTTTCAGCTCGAAGGCAATGGCGCGGCGTTATGTCGAAACTTACGAATCGCTTTGCACGGCGACCAAGCAACCGGCATTGCGCCGGGTCGCGGGCGCCTGA
- a CDS encoding H-NS histone family protein translates to MSQYAKLKAQIADLQAQADDVRRQEVAAVIADVQRMIAEYGLTAQDLGFAERARRGRPPKKAPLPPKYRDPKSGATWSGRGKPPNWIVGKNRDRFVIE, encoded by the coding sequence ATGTCTCAATACGCGAAACTCAAGGCGCAGATCGCCGATCTGCAGGCCCAGGCGGACGATGTGCGCCGCCAGGAAGTGGCGGCGGTGATTGCCGACGTCCAGCGGATGATTGCCGAATACGGCCTGACGGCCCAGGACCTGGGCTTCGCGGAGCGGGCGCGGCGCGGCCGCCCGCCGAAGAAGGCGCCGCTGCCCCCGAAATACCGCGATCCGAAGTCGGGCGCGACCTGGAGCGGGCGCGGCAAACCGCCGAATTGGATCGTCGGGAAAAACCGCGATCGTTTCGTGATCGAATGA